The following are encoded in a window of Flavobacterium psychrotrophum genomic DNA:
- a CDS encoding transketolase, translated as MKPNTQQLNELTTQVRRDILRMVHAVNSGHPGGSLGCTEFMVALYQVIMDRKEGFDMDGRDEDMFFLSNGHISPVFYSVLARSGYFPVSELATFRLLNSRLQGHPTTHEGLPGVRIASGSLGQGMSVAIGAAQTKKLNKDNHIVYTLHGDGELQEGQNWEAIMYAAAYKVDNLISTVDLNGKQIDGATDEVLPMGSLSAKFVAFGWDVVEIAAGNNLEAIIAGMTEAKAKSGQGKPVVVLLHTEMGNGVDFMMHTHAWHGKAPNDAQLAAAFEQNPVTLGDY; from the coding sequence AACCTAATACACAACAACTAAACGAATTAACTACCCAGGTAAGGCGCGACATCCTGCGTATGGTGCATGCCGTAAACAGCGGCCACCCGGGCGGATCTCTTGGCTGTACAGAATTTATGGTAGCACTTTACCAGGTAATTATGGACCGTAAAGAAGGCTTTGACATGGACGGCAGGGATGAAGATATGTTCTTTCTTTCTAACGGGCACATTTCGCCGGTATTTTACAGTGTGCTTGCCCGTAGTGGCTACTTTCCGGTAAGTGAGCTTGCTACGTTCCGCCTGCTTAACTCAAGGCTTCAGGGCCACCCTACAACGCATGAAGGACTGCCGGGCGTGCGCATTGCCTCAGGCTCGCTGGGCCAGGGTATGAGTGTAGCCATTGGTGCCGCACAAACAAAAAAACTTAACAAGGATAACCACATAGTATATACCCTGCATGGCGATGGCGAATTACAGGAAGGCCAAAACTGGGAAGCTATAATGTATGCTGCGGCTTACAAAGTAGATAACCTTATTAGTACCGTAGATCTTAATGGCAAGCAGATAGACGGCGCTACTGACGAGGTACTGCCTATGGGCAGCCTGAGCGCTAAGTTTGTTGCATTTGGCTGGGATGTAGTTGAAATAGCCGCCGGTAATAACCTCGAAGCAATTATTGCAGGCATGACCGAAGCAAAAGCAAAATCTGGCCAGGGCAAACCGGTTGTAGTACTGCTGCATACAGAAATGGGCAATGGTGTAGACTTTATGATGCACACGCACGCATGGCATGGCAAAGCGCCTAACGATGCCCAGCTTGCTGCTGCATTCGAACAAAACCCGGTAACTTTAGGCGACTATTAA
- a CDS encoding transketolase family protein, with the protein MTKYTNTGSKDTRSGFGDGLTELGQTNENVVALCADLIGSLKMDDFKKNHPERFFQVGIAEANMIGMAAGMTLGGKIPFTGTFANFSTGRVYDQIRQSVAYSDKNVKICASHAGLTLGEDGATHQILEDIGLMKMLPGMTVINTCDYAQTKAATIAIAAHHGPVYLRFGRPVVPNFTGEQEFVIGKAILLNEGNDVTIVATGHLVWEALVAAEALEAKGISAEVINIHTIKPLDDEAILKSVGKTGCVVTAEEHNILGGLGESVARVLSLNNPAPQEFVAVQDSFGESGTPAQLMDKYSLNSAAIIAAAEKVIARKK; encoded by the coding sequence ATGACAAAATATACAAATACAGGAAGTAAAGATACCCGTTCGGGTTTTGGCGACGGCCTTACTGAACTTGGACAGACTAATGAAAATGTAGTTGCCCTGTGCGCCGACCTTATTGGCTCACTAAAAATGGATGATTTTAAGAAGAACCACCCAGAGCGTTTCTTTCAGGTAGGTATTGCTGAGGCTAATATGATAGGTATGGCGGCAGGTATGACTCTTGGCGGCAAGATTCCGTTTACCGGTACGTTTGCTAACTTCTCTACAGGAAGGGTGTACGACCAGATTCGGCAGAGTGTAGCGTATTCAGATAAGAACGTAAAGATATGTGCATCGCACGCAGGCCTTACCCTGGGAGAAGATGGTGCTACCCACCAGATTCTTGAGGACATTGGGTTAATGAAAATGCTTCCGGGCATGACGGTTATCAATACCTGCGATTATGCACAAACTAAAGCGGCTACGATAGCTATTGCCGCTCATCACGGCCCTGTTTATTTACGTTTTGGGCGTCCTGTAGTACCTAACTTTACAGGAGAACAGGAGTTTGTAATTGGTAAAGCAATACTTTTAAACGAAGGTAACGATGTAACTATAGTAGCCACAGGCCACCTTGTTTGGGAAGCACTTGTTGCCGCTGAAGCGCTGGAAGCTAAAGGCATTAGTGCCGAGGTGATTAACATACATACTATTAAACCACTTGATGATGAAGCCATTCTTAAATCGGTTGGTAAAACAGGTTGTGTAGTTACTGCCGAAGAGCACAACATACTGGGCGGACTGGGCGAAAGCGTGGCCCGTGTACTATCTCTAAACAATCCTGCCCCACAGGAATTTGTAGCTGTACAGGACAGTTTTGGCGAAAGCGGAACTCCTGCTCAACTTATGGATAAATACAGCCTTAATAGCGCTGCTATTATTGCCGCTGCT